From the genome of Longimicrobiaceae bacterium, one region includes:
- a CDS encoding molybdopterin-dependent oxidoreductase — MADQNQTTDTVTCTIDGIEITVPKGTRIIDAAARVGVSVPHYCYHPGLSAPAQCRMCLVEVEKAPKLVPSCTATVAEGNVIHTQSEKSLQARNGVLEFYLVNHPLDCPVCDQAGECKLQDYTAAEGRAMGRSREAKRVLGRDDFGGDVLFYADRCVMCTRCVRFMREVAQDERLTVVQRGHRNVIDTFFDEGLEGNVWADNVVDICPVGALVSKDFLHKARAWDLDRVPSICPNCTQGCNISLEVRDNQAMRLKPRDNEAVNSHWMCDFGRLNYSWINRGGRIEAPLVREGDRFLPVSWSEALTRLVDVLGAASGEARAVLSPFVANEDMGALRRVMETRGFGGGVFRAERRDEVVLPGFPTLALREDRAANVAGAELFGFTRAGGADAKGGLEEAAAHAGVLFVLGDELADAPADFGSAASLFVYVGHFLSPAARNAHVVLPATTFAEMEGSFTNVQRRVQRFWPAIQAPGMARPAWQILGVLHAGLTGGEVPGTPAEAFATLGGLRAEFAGLDWSDLGTQGQPLPEPRALAEAGD; from the coding sequence TTGGCCGACCAGAACCAGACTACGGACACCGTCACCTGCACCATCGACGGCATCGAGATCACCGTCCCCAAGGGGACGCGGATCATCGACGCCGCCGCGCGCGTGGGCGTGAGCGTTCCCCACTACTGCTACCACCCGGGCCTCTCCGCCCCCGCCCAGTGCCGCATGTGCCTGGTGGAGGTGGAGAAGGCCCCCAAGCTGGTGCCGTCGTGCACCGCGACGGTGGCGGAAGGGAACGTGATCCACACCCAGAGCGAGAAGTCGCTCCAGGCTCGAAACGGGGTGCTGGAGTTCTACCTCGTCAACCACCCGCTCGACTGCCCGGTCTGCGACCAGGCGGGCGAGTGCAAGCTCCAGGACTACACCGCCGCCGAGGGGCGCGCCATGGGCCGCTCCAGGGAGGCCAAGCGCGTCCTGGGGCGCGACGACTTCGGCGGGGACGTGCTCTTCTACGCGGACCGCTGCGTCATGTGCACGCGCTGCGTGCGCTTCATGCGCGAGGTCGCGCAGGACGAGCGGCTCACAGTGGTGCAGCGCGGCCACCGCAACGTCATCGACACCTTCTTCGACGAGGGCCTGGAGGGGAACGTCTGGGCCGACAACGTCGTCGACATCTGCCCGGTGGGGGCGCTGGTCTCCAAGGACTTCCTCCACAAGGCGCGCGCCTGGGACCTGGACCGGGTCCCCTCCATCTGCCCCAACTGCACGCAGGGGTGCAACATCAGCCTGGAGGTCCGCGACAACCAGGCCATGCGCCTCAAGCCGCGCGACAACGAGGCGGTCAACTCGCACTGGATGTGCGACTTCGGGCGCCTCAACTACTCCTGGATCAACCGCGGCGGCCGCATCGAGGCCCCGCTGGTGCGCGAGGGCGACCGCTTCCTACCCGTCTCCTGGTCCGAGGCGCTGACCCGGCTGGTGGACGTGCTGGGCGCCGCATCCGGCGAAGCGCGGGCGGTGCTCTCGCCCTTCGTGGCGAACGAGGACATGGGCGCGCTGCGCCGGGTGATGGAGACCCGCGGCTTCGGCGGCGGCGTCTTCCGCGCGGAGCGGCGCGACGAGGTGGTCCTCCCCGGCTTCCCGACGCTGGCGCTTCGCGAGGACCGCGCGGCCAACGTGGCGGGGGCGGAGCTGTTCGGCTTCACCCGCGCGGGCGGCGCGGACGCGAAGGGGGGGCTGGAGGAGGCCGCGGCGCACGCGGGCGTCCTTTTCGTCCTGGGCGACGAGCTGGCGGACGCCCCGGCGGACTTCGGGAGCGCGGCCAGCCTCTTCGTGTACGTGGGGCACTTCCTCTCCCCGGCGGCGCGCAACGCGCACGTCGTCCTCCCGGCGACCACCTTCGCCGAGATGGAGGGGAGCTTCACGAACGTGCAGCGGCGCGTGCAGCGCTTCTGGCCGGCGATCCAGGCGCCCGGCATGGCGCGCCCGGCGTGGCAGATCCTGGGCGTGCTGCACGCCGGCCTCACCGGCGGCGAGGTCCCCGGGACCCCCGCCGAGGCGTTCGCGACCCTGGGCGGGCTGCGGGCGGAGTTCGCGGGGCTGGACTGGTCCGACCTGGGGACCCAGGGGCAGCCGCTCCCGGAGCCCCGCGCGCTGGCCGAAGCGGGCGACTGA
- the nuoH gene encoding NADH-quinone oxidoreductase subunit NuoH, protein MIDQLPVHEFGPLSDTAYFVSATIKVLVVFVVLLVTVAMLTLLERKVSAWMQDRLGPNRVGPGGLLQPAADGVKNILKEETNPAEANRVFFTLAPMLSIIPAMVTFAVIPFAAPLPTPWGVVPMVVADVPVGVLFLLAFSSLGVYGIVLAGWASSNKYALLGGLRAGAQMISYEIALGLSLLSVFFLVGNVGLPEVVWEQQRMNLWFALPLAVSFFFFWISAFAETNRLPFDLPEAESELVTGYHTEYSAMKFSMFFIAEYSHVLTVSALMATLFLGGWDIPGGFDDMVVGPAGTVIGAEPAVWKTIVTLLAFGLKTFFFIMVFMLVRWTVPRFRYDQVMDLGWKIMLPTALAAVVVTAGTILALDGAGVEYGLLYGLVLTAVNVVMLFGILWLMDRGHAVAGSGPRERHRLPREAARRRAVPVPQQTA, encoded by the coding sequence ATGATCGACCAACTGCCGGTCCACGAGTTCGGCCCGCTGAGCGACACCGCGTACTTCGTCTCCGCGACGATCAAGGTGCTCGTGGTGTTCGTGGTGCTGCTGGTCACCGTGGCCATGCTCACGCTGCTGGAGCGGAAGGTCAGCGCCTGGATGCAGGACCGCCTGGGCCCCAACCGGGTCGGCCCCGGCGGGCTCCTGCAGCCCGCCGCGGACGGGGTCAAGAACATCCTCAAGGAGGAGACCAACCCGGCGGAGGCCAACCGGGTGTTCTTCACCCTGGCGCCGATGCTCTCCATCATCCCGGCGATGGTCACCTTCGCGGTGATCCCCTTCGCGGCGCCGCTCCCCACCCCGTGGGGCGTGGTGCCGATGGTGGTGGCGGACGTGCCGGTGGGGGTGCTCTTCCTGCTCGCCTTCTCCTCGCTGGGCGTGTACGGGATCGTGCTCGCCGGGTGGGCCAGCTCCAACAAGTACGCCCTGCTGGGCGGGCTGCGCGCCGGCGCGCAGATGATCTCCTACGAGATCGCGCTGGGGCTCTCGTTGCTCAGCGTGTTCTTCCTGGTGGGGAACGTCGGCCTCCCGGAGGTCGTCTGGGAGCAGCAGCGGATGAACCTCTGGTTCGCCCTCCCGCTGGCGGTGTCGTTCTTCTTCTTCTGGATCTCCGCCTTTGCGGAGACCAACCGCCTCCCCTTCGACCTCCCCGAGGCCGAGTCGGAGCTGGTGACCGGATACCACACCGAGTACTCGGCCATGAAGTTCTCCATGTTCTTCATCGCCGAGTACTCGCACGTGCTCACCGTGTCCGCGCTGATGGCGACGCTCTTCCTGGGCGGGTGGGACATCCCGGGGGGCTTCGACGACATGGTGGTGGGGCCGGCCGGCACGGTGATCGGCGCGGAGCCGGCGGTCTGGAAGACGATCGTGACGCTGCTGGCGTTCGGGTTGAAGACCTTCTTCTTCATCATGGTCTTCATGCTGGTGCGCTGGACGGTTCCGCGCTTCCGCTACGACCAGGTGATGGACCTGGGGTGGAAGATCATGCTCCCCACCGCCCTCGCCGCGGTGGTGGTGACCGCCGGGACGATCCTGGCGCTCGACGGGGCCGGCGTCGAGTACGGCCTGCTCTACGGGCTGGTGCTGACGGCGGTGAACGTGGTGATGCTCTTCGGGATCCTGTGGCTCATGGACCGGGGGCACGCCGTGGCCGGCAGCGGGCCGCGCGAGCGGCACCGCCTGCCGCGCGAGGCGGCCCGCCGCCGCGCCGTCCCGGTTCCGCAACAGACCGCATAG
- a CDS encoding NADH-quinone oxidoreductase subunit I, whose amino-acid sequence MAANVRVMKRPAAKKSSYIRATLKGMALTFRHMAKAAGDRSEATIQYPEQKKDISPRWRGTHVMETHEDGRPKCVACGLCPTVCPSNCIRLVPGEDDQGNRYPIVYEIDEFRCIFCGMCQEVCPVEAIHVGQHYENGEYTRERFVYDLDRLMKQPHPSTLLWDPSDPAGE is encoded by the coding sequence ATGGCAGCCAACGTCCGCGTGATGAAGCGCCCGGCAGCGAAGAAGTCTTCGTACATCCGGGCCACGCTGAAGGGGATGGCGCTCACCTTCCGGCACATGGCCAAGGCGGCCGGCGACCGGAGCGAGGCGACCATCCAGTACCCCGAGCAGAAGAAGGACATCTCGCCGCGGTGGCGCGGGACGCACGTGATGGAGACGCACGAGGACGGACGCCCCAAGTGCGTGGCGTGCGGCCTGTGCCCCACCGTCTGCCCGTCCAACTGCATCCGGCTGGTGCCGGGCGAGGACGACCAGGGGAACCGCTACCCGATCGTCTACGAGATCGACGAGTTCCGCTGCATCTTCTGCGGGATGTGCCAGGAGGTATGCCCGGTGGAGGCGATCCACGTGGGCCAGCACTACGAGAACGGGGAGTACACGCGCGAGCGGTTCGTGTACGACCTGGACCGGCTGATGAAGCAGCCGCACCCGTCCACGCTGCTCTGGGATCCGTCGGACCCGGCGGGGGAGTAG
- the nuoK gene encoding NADH-quinone oxidoreductase subunit NuoK yields MTEIPLSWTLALSAILFSVGTFGVVIRRNAIILFMCVELMLNAVNLAFVGLAPYAGIQGHVFVFFVIAVAAAEAAVGLAIIISVFRHSESVDIKNFRLLRW; encoded by the coding sequence GTGACCGAGATTCCGCTGAGCTGGACCCTCGCGCTGAGCGCCATCCTGTTCTCCGTGGGGACCTTCGGGGTGGTGATCCGCCGCAACGCGATCATCCTCTTCATGTGCGTGGAGCTGATGCTCAACGCGGTGAACCTGGCCTTCGTGGGGCTCGCCCCGTACGCGGGGATCCAGGGGCACGTCTTCGTGTTCTTCGTGATCGCCGTGGCGGCCGCCGAGGCCGCGGTGGGGCTGGCGATCATCATCTCCGTCTTCCGGCACTCGGAGTCGGTGGACATCAAGAACTTCCGACTTCTCCGCTGGTAG
- a CDS encoding NADH-quinone oxidoreductase subunit J: protein MIQALFWFFAVLAASSALLTVTRKSPVASALWLIGTFFSLAAIYTLLGAFFIGIIQILVYAGAIMVLFLFVIMLLNLGNTYEADVRGHAWKALAGGSALVMLALLARMFASDHTAPLGATDGPAEFAAEVAEHGIVGIIAIPMYGEYMVLLQATAILLLIAVVGAVVLAKRSV from the coding sequence ATGATCCAAGCACTGTTCTGGTTCTTCGCCGTCCTGGCGGCGAGCTCCGCGCTGCTGACGGTGACGCGGAAGAGCCCGGTGGCCAGCGCGCTCTGGCTGATCGGCACCTTCTTCTCGCTCGCGGCCATCTACACCCTGCTGGGGGCCTTCTTCATCGGGATCATCCAGATCCTGGTGTACGCGGGCGCCATCATGGTGCTCTTCCTCTTCGTGATCATGCTCCTCAACCTGGGGAACACGTACGAGGCGGACGTCCGCGGGCACGCCTGGAAGGCGCTGGCCGGCGGCAGCGCGCTGGTGATGCTCGCGCTCCTCGCCCGCATGTTCGCGTCCGACCACACGGCGCCGCTCGGCGCCACCGACGGGCCCGCCGAGTTCGCTGCGGAGGTGGCGGAGCACGGGATCGTGGGCATAATCGCGATCCCGATGTACGGCGAGTACATGGTGCTCCTGCAGGCCACCGCGATCCTCCTCCTGATCGCCGTGGTCGGCGCGGTCGTCCTCGCCAAGCGCAGCGTGTAA
- a CDS encoding NADH-quinone oxidoreductase subunit M has protein sequence MESFYNGSGILTFLIFFPLVGAVAVYLAGDRRAREVALGVGMVEFLVSLPLFWTFDATGGCVQPTFRGGVMELVPAAMRNCAAVPWIPEWGIFYRLGMDGISLFMVLLTTLLLPLMVLGSWSYIRERQRWYYAMLLALTTGVVGVFVALDMFLFYVFWEIVLIPMYFLIGIWGGKERVYAAVKFFLYTAFGSLLMLVAILYMFFKAQAVFGTPTFSYFDFQQLAGLLTLREQGLLFLAFALAFAIKVPVFPFHTWLPHAHVQAPTAGSVILAGVLLKMGTYGFIRFALPLFPLAAASDTAIGIALVLAVVGIIYAAMVAAVQPNAKKLVAYTSVAHLGFVILGIYAFNLQGIQGALLVMIGHGLSTPMLFFLLGMLYERRHSYEIEDFGGLAASIPVFAGMLVFAAMATVGLPGTSGFVSEFLVLLGAFRAHPYAALIAATGVIFAAFYMLPMVQRTIFNALNRPANRTVPDLNAREILLLAPLVALILWIGVYPAPFLDRMAPAAERLASTMESARAAYASLPPSAGEVAVTAR, from the coding sequence ATGGAATCCTTCTACAACGGCTCCGGGATCCTGACCTTCCTGATCTTCTTCCCGCTCGTGGGCGCGGTCGCCGTGTACCTGGCGGGCGACCGCCGAGCGCGGGAGGTGGCGCTCGGGGTGGGAATGGTCGAGTTCCTGGTCTCGCTCCCGCTCTTCTGGACCTTCGACGCCACGGGGGGGTGCGTGCAGCCTACCTTCCGCGGCGGGGTGATGGAGCTGGTGCCGGCGGCGATGCGCAACTGCGCCGCGGTGCCGTGGATCCCCGAGTGGGGGATCTTCTACCGGCTGGGGATGGACGGGATCTCGCTCTTCATGGTCCTGCTCACCACACTGCTCCTGCCGCTGATGGTGCTGGGCTCATGGAGCTACATCCGCGAGCGGCAGCGCTGGTACTACGCCATGCTCCTGGCGCTCACCACCGGCGTGGTGGGGGTGTTCGTGGCGCTGGACATGTTCCTGTTCTACGTGTTCTGGGAGATCGTGCTGATCCCGATGTACTTCCTGATCGGGATCTGGGGCGGCAAGGAGCGCGTGTACGCGGCGGTGAAGTTCTTCCTGTACACGGCGTTCGGGTCGCTCCTGATGCTGGTGGCGATCCTGTACATGTTCTTCAAGGCGCAGGCGGTCTTCGGGACGCCCACCTTCTCGTACTTCGACTTCCAGCAGCTCGCCGGGCTCCTGACCCTGCGGGAGCAGGGGCTGCTCTTCCTGGCGTTCGCGCTGGCGTTCGCGATCAAGGTGCCGGTCTTCCCCTTCCACACCTGGCTCCCGCACGCGCACGTGCAGGCGCCCACCGCCGGCTCGGTGATCCTGGCCGGGGTGCTCCTGAAGATGGGGACGTACGGCTTCATCCGCTTCGCCCTCCCGCTCTTCCCGCTGGCCGCGGCGAGCGACACGGCCATCGGCATCGCCCTGGTCCTGGCGGTGGTGGGAATCATCTACGCGGCCATGGTCGCGGCGGTGCAGCCCAACGCGAAGAAGCTGGTGGCGTACACCTCAGTGGCGCACCTCGGCTTCGTGATCCTGGGGATCTACGCCTTCAACCTGCAGGGGATCCAGGGCGCACTCCTGGTGATGATCGGGCACGGGCTCTCCACCCCCATGCTCTTCTTCCTGCTGGGGATGCTGTACGAGCGCCGGCACTCGTACGAGATCGAGGACTTCGGCGGGCTGGCCGCCTCCATCCCGGTCTTCGCCGGGATGCTGGTGTTCGCCGCCATGGCCACGGTGGGGCTCCCTGGGACGAGCGGCTTCGTCTCGGAGTTCCTGGTCCTGCTGGGGGCTTTCCGGGCGCACCCGTACGCGGCGCTGATCGCCGCGACCGGGGTGATCTTCGCCGCGTTCTACATGCTGCCCATGGTGCAGCGCACCATCTTCAACGCGCTGAACCGCCCCGCCAACCGGACGGTTCCGGACCTGAACGCCCGGGAGATTCTGCTGCTGGCGCCGCTGGTGGCGCTGATCCTCTGGATCGGCGTCTACCCCGCGCCGTTCCTGGACCGGATGGCACCCGCCGCGGAGCGGCTGGCGAGCACGATGGAGTCCGCCCGCGCGGCCTACGCTTCCCTCCCCCCCTCCGCGGGGGAGGTGGCGGTGACGGCCCGCTGA
- the nuoF gene encoding NADH-quinone oxidoreductase subunit NuoF: protein MAYPYRHPSEVLVLSKYFGDPEARTLKGWEARGGYQALRKALGMDPAEIVSEIKASGLRGRGGAGFPTGMKWGFMPPKGDKPHFLVCNADESEPGTFKDRELIRWTPHALIEGCLIGAHAIRAEHAFIYIRGEFFEPAQILARAIEEAYEAGYAGRNAMGSGLDIDITLHLGAGAYICGEETGLLNSLEGRRGEPRIKPPFPAIAGAFRLPTAVNNVESLIAAAHIVQNGAEWYKQWGTEKSTGTKLFCVSGHVKRPGNYEVPLGFNFKEFIYDVCGGTPSGRPIKAVIPGGSSVPMLTADELDIGMDYEAMAAAGTMLGCGSVIVMDETTDIVKQVRRMVDFYAHESCGQCTPCREGTAWAGKILRRIETGRGTEDDLQTLLEISDNMSGKTICVLSDACAAPITSSIQKFRGDYLARMARPEPALAGAR from the coding sequence ATGGCATATCCGTACAGGCACCCGAGCGAGGTGCTGGTCCTCTCGAAGTACTTCGGCGACCCCGAGGCCCGCACCCTGAAGGGGTGGGAGGCGCGGGGCGGCTACCAGGCGCTCCGCAAGGCGCTGGGGATGGACCCCGCCGAGATCGTCAGTGAGATCAAGGCTTCCGGGCTGCGCGGCCGCGGCGGCGCGGGCTTCCCCACGGGGATGAAGTGGGGCTTCATGCCGCCCAAGGGCGACAAGCCGCACTTCCTGGTCTGCAACGCCGACGAGTCCGAGCCCGGCACCTTCAAGGACCGGGAGCTGATCCGCTGGACCCCGCACGCGCTGATCGAGGGGTGCCTGATCGGCGCCCACGCGATCCGCGCGGAGCACGCCTTCATCTACATCCGCGGCGAGTTCTTCGAGCCGGCGCAGATCCTGGCCCGCGCCATCGAGGAGGCGTACGAGGCCGGGTACGCCGGCCGGAACGCGATGGGGAGCGGGCTGGACATCGACATCACCCTGCACCTGGGCGCCGGCGCGTACATCTGCGGCGAGGAGACGGGACTGCTCAACTCGCTGGAGGGGCGCCGCGGCGAGCCGCGGATCAAGCCGCCCTTCCCGGCGATCGCGGGCGCCTTCCGCCTTCCCACGGCGGTCAACAACGTCGAGAGCCTGATCGCCGCCGCGCACATCGTGCAGAACGGCGCCGAGTGGTACAAGCAGTGGGGGACGGAGAAGAGCACCGGCACAAAGCTGTTCTGCGTCTCCGGGCACGTGAAGCGCCCCGGCAACTACGAGGTGCCGCTGGGCTTCAACTTCAAGGAGTTCATCTACGACGTCTGCGGCGGCACCCCCAGCGGGCGCCCCATCAAGGCGGTGATCCCCGGCGGCTCCTCGGTGCCGATGCTCACCGCGGACGAGCTGGACATCGGGATGGACTACGAGGCCATGGCCGCCGCGGGGACCATGCTGGGGTGCGGCTCGGTGATTGTCATGGACGAGACCACCGACATCGTGAAGCAGGTGCGCCGCATGGTGGACTTCTACGCCCACGAGTCGTGCGGCCAGTGCACCCCGTGCCGCGAGGGCACGGCCTGGGCCGGGAAGATCCTGCGCCGCATCGAGACCGGCCGCGGCACCGAGGACGACCTGCAGACGCTGCTGGAGATCTCGGACAACATGTCCGGGAAGACCATCTGCGTGCTCTCGGACGCCTGCGCCGCGCCGATCACCTCCTCGATCCAGAAGTTCCGGGGAGACTATCTCGCTCGAATGGCGCGGCCCGAGCCGGCGCTGGCGGGCGCGAGGTAA
- the nuoL gene encoding NADH-quinone oxidoreductase subunit L — MTLLFQEAAHAAAEAGHAAFHPVAPWLILILPLLGFVINGLASVMAARRALPKLPPVGDPHWDSHHAPSEQEGMDHGTDPHPVDAAAADHAHDSHDDAHDAHDHPAGPKPWTHVLPSFVAPGVLIAAFAVAVANYLAMLGTDEHGRVAVERYFSWMPVGDLQIDAALHLDPLSMLMTLIITGVGSLIHVFSIGYMKEDPGYPRYMAYLNLFVFFMLVLVLGASYPLMFVGWEGVGLCSYLLIGFWFTEKANADAGKKAFIVNRIGDFGFLIAMFLLFANLGTLNFVEVAERAPVALAYGGAVVTAIALFFFLGAAGKSAQLPLYVWLPDAMAGPTPVSALIHAATMVTAGVYLVVRSSVIFTMAPTASLVVALVGALTALFAATIGLKQWDIKKVLAYSTVSQLGFMFAAVGMGAYVAGVFHLMTHAFFKACLFLGSGAVIHSMHHALHATHNPADAQDMRNMGGLKKYLPVTFATMAIATLAIAGVPPFSGFFSKDEIIGAAWIGAEGALPLASGLERVGINPTPWFWMIGVVLSITALITAFYMGRMMIYTFFGENRTGETERRHLHEGSWTLTLPLIVLAFLSFAGGFLNVEEHVPVVEWFDFGQGAALHHWLHPVIAGSEDVVRANLGEIAEPHHAAWPIILAIVIGLGGLALAWVMLSGRKLRTAAEEPAYRNDPERVLYNKYYVDELYDAIVVRPVYALSRLQAGFDRYVVDGLVDFFGRLAQGLGMLAGRLQTGLLNTYAFVIIVGVLVVLGSFVAL; from the coding sequence GTGACGCTCCTATTCCAAGAGGCCGCCCACGCGGCCGCGGAGGCCGGGCACGCCGCCTTCCACCCGGTGGCGCCCTGGCTGATCCTCATCCTCCCGCTGCTCGGGTTCGTCATCAACGGGCTCGCGTCCGTGATGGCGGCGCGGCGCGCGCTCCCGAAGCTGCCGCCCGTGGGCGACCCGCACTGGGACTCGCACCACGCGCCCAGCGAGCAGGAGGGGATGGACCACGGGACGGACCCGCACCCGGTGGACGCCGCCGCGGCGGACCACGCGCACGACTCCCACGACGACGCGCACGACGCCCACGACCATCCGGCGGGGCCCAAGCCGTGGACGCACGTTCTCCCGTCGTTCGTGGCGCCGGGGGTGCTGATCGCCGCCTTCGCGGTGGCGGTCGCCAACTACCTGGCCATGCTCGGGACCGACGAGCACGGCCGCGTGGCGGTGGAGCGCTACTTCAGCTGGATGCCGGTGGGCGACCTGCAGATCGACGCGGCGCTCCACCTGGACCCGCTCTCCATGCTGATGACGCTGATCATCACGGGCGTGGGGTCGCTGATCCACGTCTTCTCCATCGGCTACATGAAGGAGGACCCCGGGTACCCGCGCTACATGGCGTACCTGAACCTCTTCGTCTTCTTCATGCTGGTGCTGGTGCTGGGCGCCTCCTACCCGCTGATGTTCGTGGGGTGGGAGGGGGTGGGGCTCTGCTCCTACCTGCTGATCGGCTTCTGGTTCACCGAGAAGGCGAACGCGGACGCGGGGAAGAAGGCGTTCATCGTGAACCGGATCGGGGACTTCGGGTTCCTGATCGCCATGTTCCTCCTCTTCGCCAACCTGGGGACGCTGAACTTCGTCGAGGTGGCGGAGCGCGCCCCGGTCGCGCTCGCCTACGGCGGCGCGGTGGTGACGGCGATCGCGCTCTTCTTCTTCCTGGGCGCGGCGGGGAAGAGCGCGCAGCTCCCGCTCTACGTCTGGCTCCCGGACGCCATGGCCGGCCCCACGCCGGTGTCGGCGCTGATCCACGCGGCCACCATGGTCACGGCGGGCGTGTACCTGGTCGTCCGCTCCTCCGTGATCTTCACGATGGCGCCGACGGCGTCGCTGGTGGTGGCGCTGGTGGGCGCGCTCACGGCCCTCTTCGCGGCAACCATCGGCCTGAAGCAGTGGGACATCAAGAAGGTGCTGGCGTACTCCACGGTGTCGCAGCTCGGCTTCATGTTCGCGGCGGTGGGGATGGGGGCGTACGTGGCCGGCGTGTTCCACCTGATGACCCACGCCTTCTTCAAGGCCTGCCTCTTCCTGGGCTCGGGCGCGGTGATCCACTCCATGCACCACGCCCTGCACGCCACGCACAACCCCGCCGACGCGCAGGACATGCGCAACATGGGCGGGCTGAAGAAGTACCTCCCCGTCACCTTCGCCACGATGGCGATCGCGACGCTCGCCATCGCGGGGGTGCCGCCCTTCTCCGGGTTCTTCTCCAAGGACGAGATCATCGGTGCCGCGTGGATCGGCGCGGAGGGCGCTCTCCCGCTCGCATCAGGGCTGGAACGGGTAGGGATCAACCCCACGCCCTGGTTCTGGATGATCGGGGTGGTGCTTTCCATCACCGCGCTCATCACGGCCTTCTACATGGGCCGCATGATGATCTACACCTTCTTCGGCGAGAACCGGACGGGCGAGACGGAGCGGAGGCACCTGCACGAGGGGAGCTGGACGCTCACCCTCCCGCTGATCGTGCTGGCCTTCCTCTCCTTCGCGGGCGGCTTCCTGAACGTGGAGGAGCACGTCCCCGTGGTGGAGTGGTTCGACTTCGGGCAGGGGGCGGCGCTGCACCACTGGCTGCACCCGGTGATCGCGGGCTCGGAGGACGTGGTCCGCGCCAACCTGGGCGAGATCGCGGAGCCGCACCACGCCGCGTGGCCCATCATCCTCGCCATCGTGATCGGGCTCGGGGGGCTGGCGCTCGCCTGGGTGATGCTGTCGGGGCGGAAGCTCCGCACCGCGGCCGAGGAGCCGGCGTACCGCAACGACCCGGAGCGGGTGCTCTACAACAAGTACTACGTCGACGAGCTGTACGACGCGATCGTGGTGCGCCCGGTGTACGCGCTGTCGCGGCTGCAGGCCGGCTTCGACCGCTACGTGGTGGACGGCCTGGTGGACTTCTTCGGGCGGCTGGCGCAGGGGCTGGGAATGCTGGCCGGGCGACTCCAGACGGGGCTGCTCAACACCTACGCCTTCGTGATCATCGTCGGGGTGCTGGTGGTCCTCGGCTCCTTCGTGGCACTCTGA